A genomic segment from Patescibacteria group bacterium encodes:
- a CDS encoding S41 family peptidase, translated as MKGKFLNPEPSRFSVRNTLIAVVLLAIGFVGGQLAPTVVTFGGPAANERPDFNELSSIYDTLVKKFDGEVKPNDTLEGAKAGLVAGLGDPYTVYLKPKEAKDLEDQLNGTLSGVGAEVAIRNNKLTVVSPIVDSPAAKAGVRAGDVIISINGQDSSTMTLDEAVSKIRGPKGSEVTLKIIRGSSEPIEIKIVRDVITVPSVKSSMKENGIGYIQLTQFGSDTVAKLQQAAADLKAQGATKVILDLRNNPGGYLDGAVDVSSQFLPDGKTVVEERRQGRTVERLQTTGGGQLVGLPLVVLINEGSASASEIVAGALRDNKAGQLLGEKSFGKGSVQEVIKLGDGAELKVTVAHWFTPSGQGIDKVGIKPDIEVKLEQADLNAGRDPQLERAIQELSK; from the coding sequence TGGGTTTGTTGGTGGTCAGCTGGCCCCAACGGTGGTGACGTTTGGCGGTCCGGCCGCAAATGAGCGCCCTGATTTTAACGAACTATCATCGATATACGACACCCTGGTTAAAAAGTTTGATGGTGAGGTTAAGCCAAACGATACGCTGGAAGGTGCGAAGGCCGGGCTGGTAGCCGGATTGGGAGATCCTTATACGGTTTACCTTAAGCCAAAGGAAGCCAAGGATCTTGAAGACCAGTTAAATGGTACTTTATCGGGCGTAGGCGCCGAGGTGGCGATTCGCAACAACAAGCTGACCGTGGTTTCGCCAATTGTTGATAGCCCGGCCGCTAAGGCCGGAGTGCGTGCTGGAGACGTAATTATTAGCATCAACGGCCAAGACAGCTCAACCATGACGCTGGACGAGGCTGTAAGTAAGATTCGCGGGCCAAAAGGCAGCGAGGTAACGCTTAAGATAATCAGGGGCAGCAGCGAGCCAATTGAGATTAAGATTGTGCGCGACGTGATCACGGTGCCAAGCGTTAAGTCGAGTATGAAAGAGAATGGCATTGGCTATATTCAGCTAACGCAGTTTGGCAGCGATACTGTAGCTAAGCTCCAGCAGGCCGCCGCTGATCTTAAGGCTCAGGGTGCGACCAAGGTGATTTTGGACCTGCGCAACAATCCTGGTGGGTACTTGGATGGTGCGGTTGATGTTTCGAGCCAGTTCTTGCCTGATGGCAAGACGGTGGTAGAGGAGCGGCGTCAGGGTAGGACGGTTGAGCGACTCCAGACTACCGGTGGCGGCCAGCTGGTTGGATTGCCGCTAGTGGTGTTGATTAATGAGGGTAGCGCCTCGGCGAGCGAGATTGTGGCTGGTGCTTTACGCGACAACAAAGCCGGCCAACTGTTGGGCGAAAAGAGCTTTGGTAAGGGTAGCGTGCAGGAAGTAATTAAGCTGGGTGATGGCGCTGAGCTTAAGGTGACGGTAGCGCACTGGTTTACCCCTAGCGGGCAAGGGATTGATAAGGTTGGAATTAAGCCTGATATCGAGGTTAAGCTGGAGCAGGCTGACTTGAACGCCGGCCGTGATCCACAGCTGGAACGGGCGATTCAGGAGCTGTCGAAGTAA
- a CDS encoding 50S ribosomal protein L27, translated as MSKTKAGGTAKNVHDSPGQRLGVKLFGGQLAIPGNIIVRQRGSRMEAGDGTRMGKDHTIFATRAGRVKFTLKQITKFTGSKVRRQIVSIEDEQPTKK; from the coding sequence ATGTCAAAGACAAAAGCTGGCGGTACAGCTAAAAACGTACATGATTCACCAGGACAACGGCTTGGTGTTAAGTTGTTTGGTGGTCAGTTAGCTATTCCTGGTAACATTATTGTCCGACAGCGCGGCAGCCGTATGGAAGCCGGAGATGGCACCCGCATGGGTAAAGACCATACCATTTTTGCCACCCGAGCCGGGCGGGTTAAGTTTACCCTTAAGCAGATTACTAAGTTTACTGGCTCAAAGGTTCGTCGTCAGATCGTAAGTATCGAAGACGAGCAGCCAACCAAGAAATAA
- the xseA gene encoding exodeoxyribonuclease VII large subunit has product MQLLEPPSDQIIGVKAFLDILNETLNFAFPAVTIEGEVSSYKVNQGKWVFFDLKDEDATLPCFIPIYQLKVPIEDGMKIRVTGVPKVTKWGKFSLTVKSVSLAGEGALKRAFELLKAKLQQEGLFEASRKRALPRFPERLGLVTSGQSAAYADFIKILGQRWGGMEIQLADVQVQGQPAPAQIVRAIEYFNQQASVPDVLVVIRGGGSLEDLQAFNTEEVARAIAGSRVPTLVGVGHEVDVSLADFAADVRAATPTDAARIVVPDKAEVIQDIGHRQRRFEQTIRGRLDRYQNHIIRQINVLERFVRLPQARLQNLELRLLNAQRQTLAMQQQRLNSLSRLLGSYDPTATLKRGYAIVRKGEQVVTGPQQVNVGDSLVVQLAAGNINAKVDK; this is encoded by the coding sequence ATGCAGTTACTGGAGCCACCCTCAGATCAAATTATTGGCGTTAAGGCCTTTTTAGATATCCTTAACGAAACCTTAAACTTTGCCTTCCCGGCGGTTACGATCGAGGGAGAGGTGTCCAGCTACAAGGTTAATCAGGGCAAGTGGGTGTTCTTTGATTTAAAGGATGAGGACGCCACTTTGCCGTGCTTTATCCCAATCTACCAGCTAAAAGTTCCAATCGAAGATGGCATGAAGATTCGAGTGACCGGAGTGCCAAAGGTAACCAAGTGGGGTAAGTTCAGCCTGACGGTCAAGTCGGTGAGCCTGGCCGGTGAGGGCGCGCTTAAGCGGGCCTTTGAGCTGCTCAAAGCCAAGTTGCAGCAAGAGGGTTTGTTTGAGGCCAGTCGTAAACGGGCGCTGCCGCGGTTCCCAGAGCGACTCGGCTTGGTTACCTCCGGCCAGTCGGCGGCCTACGCCGATTTTATTAAAATTTTAGGCCAACGCTGGGGCGGAATGGAGATCCAGCTGGCCGACGTTCAGGTGCAGGGACAGCCGGCCCCAGCTCAAATTGTGCGTGCCATTGAGTACTTTAATCAACAGGCCAGCGTTCCCGACGTGCTGGTGGTGATCCGGGGTGGCGGTAGTTTGGAGGATTTGCAGGCATTTAATACCGAGGAGGTGGCTCGCGCCATTGCTGGTAGTCGAGTGCCAACTTTGGTTGGGGTGGGCCATGAGGTGGACGTTAGTTTGGCTGACTTTGCGGCCGACGTGCGAGCGGCTACTCCTACCGATGCGGCTCGAATTGTGGTTCCAGATAAAGCCGAGGTGATACAGGACATTGGGCACCGACAACGCCGGTTTGAACAAACCATTCGCGGCCGGCTCGATCGTTACCAGAACCACATTATTCGCCAAATTAATGTACTGGAGCGGTTTGTACGGCTGCCGCAAGCCCGCCTGCAAAACTTAGAGTTGCGGCTACTTAACGCTCAGCGTCAAACTTTGGCCATGCAGCAGCAGCGCCTTAACTCGCTCAGCCGCCTGCTAGGAAGCTATGACCCGACCGCCACCCTAAAGCGCGGTTACGCCATTGTACGCAAGGGTGAACAGGTGGTTACCGGGCCGCAGCAGGTTAACGTTGGCGATTCGCTCGTGGTACAATTGGCGGCAGGAAACATCAACGCAAAGGTGGATAAGTAG